A single region of the Rhodococcus sp. W8901 genome encodes:
- a CDS encoding flavin reductase family protein, translating to MDSRRLRNIFGQFASGVTVITCTRQDGTPHGATVTAFTAVSIEPRLCQVTLTRTSKACAFLSGAPFAVNILAADQTDVALHFAGRPQSPEPVWAQGPTAPVLAGSAATLSCVPWREYDGGDHVIFIGEIVDAQFRDTDPLLFYRSTFHDLGAPSGSAAWNGSMDDPHRGWFDSETTFTPLHLSGATN from the coding sequence ATGGATTCGCGTCGACTGCGAAACATATTCGGACAGTTCGCAAGTGGGGTCACCGTCATCACTTGCACCCGGCAGGACGGTACGCCCCACGGCGCAACGGTGACGGCCTTCACCGCAGTCTCGATCGAACCGCGATTGTGCCAGGTAACCCTGACCCGCACGTCCAAAGCCTGCGCGTTCCTGTCCGGCGCACCGTTCGCGGTCAACATCCTCGCCGCGGACCAGACCGACGTCGCGCTTCACTTCGCCGGTCGCCCGCAGTCCCCCGAACCGGTGTGGGCCCAGGGGCCCACCGCGCCCGTGCTGGCCGGCAGCGCCGCCACCCTGTCGTGCGTTCCGTGGCGCGAGTACGACGGCGGCGACCACGTGATCTTCATCGGCGAGATCGTCGATGCCCAGTTCCGTGACACCGATCCGTTGCTCTTCTACCGCAGCACATTCCACGATCTCGGAGCACCGAGCGGGAGTGCCGCCTGGAACGGATCGATGGACGATCCGCACCGCGGATGGTTCGACTCCGAGACCACTTTCACACCCCTGCACCTGTCCGGTGCAACCAATTGA